One part of the Eulemur rufifrons isolate Redbay chromosome 16, OSU_ERuf_1, whole genome shotgun sequence genome encodes these proteins:
- the TAS2R7 gene encoding taste receptor type 2 member 7 has translation MPGKVESTLVLMATAEFSVGILGNAFIGLVNCMDWLKNRKIASIDLILTSLAISRICLLCIILLDCFILVLYPDIYITGKQMRIIDFFWTLTNHLSVWFATCLSIFYFLKIANFFHPLFLWMKWRIDRVILRILLGCFALSVFISLPVTKNLNDDFRSCVKVKRKTNLSLRCRVNKAEYASNKIVLNLLTLFPFSVSLISFLLLILSLRKHMRQTQLNATGCRDPSTEAHAGALKAVISFLLLFVAYCLSFLIATSSYFMPETELAVILGESIALIYPSSHSFILILGNSKLRQASLRVLWKVKYILSRRKF, from the coding sequence ATGCCAGGTAAAGTGGAGAGTACTTTAGTACTCATGGCAACTGCAGAGTTTTCAGTGGGGATCTTAGGGAATGCATttattggattagtaaactgcaTGGACTGGCTCAAGAATAGGAAGATTGCCTCCattgatttaatcctcacaagtcTGGCCATATCCAGAATTTGTCTACTGTGTATAATACTGTTAGATTGTTTTATATTGGTGCTGTATCCAGATATCTATATCACTGGTAAACAAATGAGAATCATTGACTTCTTCTGGACGCTAACCAACCATTTAAGTGTCTGGTTTGCAACCTGCCtcagtattttctatttcctcaagATAGCGAATTTTTTCCACCCCCTCTTCCTCTGGATGAAGTGGAGAATTGACAGAGTGATTCTCAGGATTCTGCTGGGGTGCTTTGCCCTCTCTGTGTTTATTAGCCTTCCAGTCACTAAGAATTTGAATGATGATTTCAGGTCTTGTGTCAAGGTGAAGCGGAAAACAAACTTAAGTTTGAGATGCAGAGTAAATAAAGCTGAATATGCTTCCAACAAGATAGTGCTCAACTTGTTAACACTGTTCCCCTTTTCTGTGTCCCtcatctcctttctcctcctgatCCTCTCCCTGCGGAAACACATGAGGCAAACGCAGCTCAATGCCACAGGGTGCAGAGACCCCAGCACAGAGGCCCACGCAGGAGCCCTGAAAGCAgtcatctccttcctcctcctctttgttgCCTACTGCTTGTCCTTTCTCATAGCCACCTCCAGCTACTTTATGCCAGAGACTGAATTAGCTGTGATTCTGGGTGAGTCGATCGCTCTAATCTATCCCTCAAGCCATTCATTCATCCTGATATTGGGAAACAGTAAATTAAGACAAGCATCTCTCAGGGTGCTTTGGAAAGTAAAGTATATCCTAAGCAGAAGAAAATTCTAA
- the TAS2R8 gene encoding taste receptor type 2 member 8 — MFCTEENIFVIIITGEFIIGMLGNGYIGLVNWIDWIKKKKISSIDFILTNLAISRICLIGVMVLNGIIMVLYSDVYATNKLMVIIYTFWTFFNYLSIWFSTCLNVFYFLKIASFSHPLFLWLKWRIDKVVHWILLGCFAISLPVSLMTGLELSHDYRFYKIAQHKRNITEMFHVRRIQYFDPVTLSHLLTIVPFAVSLISFLLLVRSLWRHTKQMKLHATGCRDPNREAHVRAIKIVTSFLFFLFLYYVFSLVVTFSYLMTEHKLVVMFSEIVLILYPLGHSLILIIINNKLRQAFVRMLMCRKIACMI, encoded by the coding sequence ATGTTCTGTACTGAAGAAAACATCTTTGTGATCATAATAACTGGAGAATTCATAATAGGAATGTTGGGGAATGGATACATTGGATTAGTTAACTGGATTGACTggattaagaagaaaaagatcTCCTCGATTGACTTCATCCTCACTAATTTAGCTATTTCCAGAATTTGTTTGATCGGTGTAATGGTTCTAAATGGGATAATAATGGTACTTTACTCAGATGTTTATGCAACTAATAAACTAATGGTAATCATTTATACCTTCTGGACATTCTTCAACTACTTAAGTATATGGTTTTCCACTTGCCTCaatgtcttctattttcttaagATAGCCAGTTTCTCCCACCCTCTTTTTCTCTGGCTGAAGTGGAGGATTGACAAGGTGGTTCATTGGATCCTGCTGGGGTGCTTTGCCATCTCCTTGCCAGTCAGCCTTATGACAGGATTGGAATTGAGTCATGATTATAGGTTTTATAAAATTGCACAACATAAAAGAAACATCACTGAAATGTTCCATGTGAGAAGAATTCAATACTTCGACCCAGTGACTCTCTCTCACCTGCTTACAATTGTTCCATTTGCTGTGTCACTGATCTCATTTTTGCTTTTAGTAAGGTCCCTGTGGAGACATACTAAGCAAATGAAACTCCATGCTACTGGCTGTAGAGACCCCAACAGAGAGGCCCATGTCAGAGCCATAAAAATTGTGACTTcgtttctcttcttcctttttttgtacTATGTGTTTTCTCTTGTGGTGACCTTTAGCTATCTTATGACAGAACACAAGTTAGTTGTGATGTTTAGTGAGATTGTATTAATTCTCTACCCCTTGGGTCACTCactgattttaattattataaataacaaactGAGGCAGGCATTTGTCAGAATGCTGATGTGTAGAAAAATAGCCTGCatgatataa
- the TAS2R9 gene encoding LOW QUALITY PROTEIN: taste receptor type 2 member 9 (The sequence of the model RefSeq protein was modified relative to this genomic sequence to represent the inferred CDS: inserted 4 bases in 3 codons; deleted 3 bases in 2 codons; substituted 2 bases at 2 genomic stop codons), producing MVKAILREEPNGKPYNSLALGGLSKLNNTNWLVEEHAEINATVEELEWGGAINSQKSQDPGPVEEFLGPELSADVPSTIQAVHMILVAGELTXAIWGNGFIVLVNCIGWLKRRDISLNGIILTSLAISRICXCVISFDGFIMLLSPDTHNCDRASILDVVWTLANNLSAWFTSCLSIFYLLKIANVFHPFLFRLKLKITRVIFGILLGSFLNSLIISISMNDDTXHHFFKASHEENITWEFKVSKIPNAFKXMTLNLGGIVPFILCLISFFLLLFFLFRHSKQMKLHATGSRDPSREAHMRAMKAVIIFLLLPIEYYAVFLVVTSSFLIPQGKLVVIIGGIVTIIFLSSHXFILIMGNKLRETFLKVLRFVKNFCKGRKPFIP from the exons ATGGTGAAGGCTATTCTCAGGGAAGAGCCAAATGGGAAGCCCTACAACTCCCTGGCCCTAGGTGGGCTGTCAAAGTTAAATAATACAAATTGGCTGGTGGAAGAGCACGCTGAGATAAATGCAACTGTTGAGGAACTG GAATGGGGCGGGGCAATCAACTCTCAGAAGAGTCAGGACCCAGGGCCTGTAGAGGAGTTTTTAGGGCCAG AACTCTCTGCTGATGTGCCAAGTACAATACAGGCAGTACATATGATTTTGGTTGCTGGTGAATTGAC AGCGATTTGGGGAAATGGATTCATTGTACTAGTTAACTGCATTGGCTGGCTCAAGAGAAGAGATATCTCCTTGAATGGCATCATCCTGACCAGCTTGGCCATCTCCAGAATTT TATGTGTAATATCATTTGATGGCTTCATTATGCTGCTCTCTCCAGATACACACAATTGTGACCGAGCAAGCATTTTGGATGTTGTCTGGACACTTGCTAATAATTTAAGTGCCTGGTTTACTTCTTGCCTCAGCATCTTCTACTTGCTCAAGATAGCCAATGTATTCCACCCATTTCTCTTCCGGCTGAAGCTAAAGATCACCAGAGTCATCTTTGGGATCCTTCTG GGGTCTTTTCTCAACTCCTTAATTATTAGCATTTCAATGAATGATGATACGTGACATCACTTCTTCAAGGCCAGCCATGAAGAAAACATTACTTGGGAATTCAAAGTGAGTAAAATACCAAATGCTTTCAAGTAGATGACCCTGAACCTGGGAGGTATCGTTCCCTTTATTCTTTGCCTGATCTCATTTTTcttgttactttttttcctttttagacaCTCTAAGCAGATGAAACTTCATGCCACAGGGTCCAGAGACCCCAGCAGAGAAGCCCACATGAGGGCCATGAAGGCAGTGATCATCTTTCTGCTCCTGCCCATTGAGTACTATGCAGTCTTTCTTGTAGTAACCTCTAGCTTTCTGATTCCTCAGGGAAAACTAGTGGTGATAATTGGTGGCATAGTAACTATCATTTTTCTATCAAGTC CCTTCATCCTGATCATGGGAAACAAGCTGAGAGAAACT TTTCTGAAGGTGTTAAGATTTGTGAAGAATTTCTGCAAAGGAAGGAAGCCCTTCATTCCATAG